The proteins below are encoded in one region of Brassica napus cultivar Da-Ae chromosome A6, Da-Ae, whole genome shotgun sequence:
- the LOC106348793 gene encoding uncharacterized protein LOC106348793 isoform X3 has protein sequence MEARGSSGISMKSLERVVSDKALKLGNSFPCQICVVGFLCGICLTSLFVAALTSIGTFELAAFSFSSFSPPCNSTSQIINIDMKLKWKNKAEPEEENDDDQVNLLVSAWDNLLLNNEDYFKKLWMNKSDVPNAPHLENCEERTRARERLDTRLSNHTFPSWINGGDEDNYPLTRRVQREIWYHQHPLDCEDKSLKFLVADWETLPGFGIGAQIAGMTGLLAIAINENRVLVSNYYNRADHDGCKGSARGSWSCYFLPETSKECRKRAFEVMKKREAWERGTVTGKQNYSTKEIWSGHIPKRWGKPWSYMRPTTEINGTLLTSHRKMDRRWWRAQAVRYLMRFQTEYTCGLMNVARHAAFGKEAAEIVLSAGGWRKKKKRSEIEESVWSSHKPWIPRPMLSVHVRMGDKACEMRVAALEEYMRLADRIRERFPELNRIWLSTEMKEVVDRSKEYGQWRFYYTEVARQVGNNSMAEYEASLGREMSTNYPLVNFLIASEADFFVGALGSTWCFLIDGIRNTGGKVMSGFLSVNKDRFWRSGV, from the exons ATGGAAGCAAGAGGTAGTAGTGGTATAAGCATGAAGTCATTAGAGAGAGTGGTTTCAGATAAAGCATTAAAGCTTGGAAACTCATTTCCATGTCAAATCTGTGTGGTTGGGTTTCTCTGTGGAATTTGTCTCACTTCTCTTTTCGTAGCTGCTCTCACTTCCATTGGCACCTTCGAGCTCGccgccttctccttctcctctttTTCTCCTCCTTGCAATTCCACTTCTCAAATCATCA ACATAGACATGAAACTGAAATGGAAGAACAAAGCTGAgccagaagaagaaaatgatgatgatCAGGTGAATCTTTTGGTCTCTGCTTGGGACAACTTATTACTAAACAATGAAGACTATTTCAAGAAACTATGGATGAACAAATCTGATGTCCCAAACGCTCCACATTTGGAGAACTGTGAGGAGAGGACACGAGCTAGAGAGCGCTTGGATACAAGACTATCAAATCATACGTTTCCTTCTTGG ATcaatggaggagatgaagataACTATCCATTAACTAGAAGAGTGCAAAGAGAGATATGGTATCATCAGCATCCTTTGGACTGTGAAGACAAGAGTCTCAAGTTCCTTGTAGCTGACTGGGAAACGCTTCCTGGCTTTGGTATAGGAGCTCAGATCGCTGGAATGACTGGTCTTCTCGCAATAGCTATAAACGAAAACCGAGTTCTTGTTTCAAATTACTATAACCGAGCAGATCATGATGGTTGCAAAG GTTCTGCTAGAGGAAGCTGGTCTTGCTACTTCCTACCGGAAACATCGAAAGAGTGTAGGAAACGTGCGTTTGAAGtaatgaagaagagagaagcgTGGGAGAGAGGGACTGTTACAGGGAAACAAAACTACAGCACCAAGGAGATTTGGTCTGGACATATACCAAAGAGATGGGGTAAGCCTTGGAGTTACATGAGGCCAACTACAGAGATCAACGGAACCTTACTCACCAGTCACAGGAAAATGGACAGGAGATGGTGGAGAGCACAGGCGGTTAGATACTTGATGAGGTTTCAAACGGAATACACTTGCGGTTTGATGAACGTTGCTAGACATGCTGCGTTTGGGAAAGAAGCTGCTGAGATTGTTCTCTCGGCAGGAggttggagaaagaagaagaagaggtcgGAGATTGAGGAAAGCGTGTGGTCGAGTCACAAGCCGTGGATACCGAGGCCAATGCTGAGCGTGCATGTGCGTATGGGAGACAAAGCTTGCGAGATGAGAGTCGCAGCTTTAGAAGAGTATATGCGTTTGGCTGATAGGATCAGAGAACGGTTTCCGGAGCTCAACAGGATCTGGCTCTCTACGGAGATGAAGGAAGTTGTGGACAGGAGTAAAGAGTATGGTCAGTGGAGATTCTATTACACGGAAGTGGCGAGACAAGTTGGTAATAACTCGATGGCTGAGTATGAAGCTAGCCTTGGGAGAGAGATGAGCACGAACTATCCTCTTGTTAACTTCTTGATAGCGTCAGAAGCTGACTTCTTCGTCGGAGCTTTAGGCTCCACTTGGTGTTTCCTCATTGATGGTATTAGGAATACCGGTGGTAAAGTCATGTCCGGTTTTCTCAGTGTCAATAAAGACCGGTTCTG gcGTTCGGGTGTCTAA
- the LOC106348793 gene encoding uncharacterized protein LOC106348793 isoform X1 → MEARGSSGISMKSLERVVSDKALKLGNSFPCQICVVGFLCGICLTSLFVAALTSIGTFELAAFSFSSFSPPCNSTSQIINMGADIDMKLKWKNKAEPEEENDDDQVNLLVSAWDNLLLNNEDYFKKLWMNKSDVPNAPHLENCEERTRARERLDTRLSNHTFPSWINGGDEDNYPLTRRVQREIWYHQHPLDCEDKSLKFLVADWETLPGFGIGAQIAGMTGLLAIAINENRVLVSNYYNRADHDGCKGSARGSWSCYFLPETSKECRKRAFEVMKKREAWERGTVTGKQNYSTKEIWSGHIPKRWGKPWSYMRPTTEINGTLLTSHRKMDRRWWRAQAVRYLMRFQTEYTCGLMNVARHAAFGKEAAEIVLSAGGWRKKKKRSEIEESVWSSHKPWIPRPMLSVHVRMGDKACEMRVAALEEYMRLADRIRERFPELNRIWLSTEMKEVVDRSKEYGQWRFYYTEVARQVGNNSMAEYEASLGREMSTNYPLVNFLIASEADFFVGALGSTWCFLIDGIRNTGGKVMSGFLSVNKDRFWRSGV, encoded by the exons ATGGAAGCAAGAGGTAGTAGTGGTATAAGCATGAAGTCATTAGAGAGAGTGGTTTCAGATAAAGCATTAAAGCTTGGAAACTCATTTCCATGTCAAATCTGTGTGGTTGGGTTTCTCTGTGGAATTTGTCTCACTTCTCTTTTCGTAGCTGCTCTCACTTCCATTGGCACCTTCGAGCTCGccgccttctccttctcctctttTTCTCCTCCTTGCAATTCCACTTCTCAAATCATCA ACATGGGTGCAGACATAGACATGAAACTGAAATGGAAGAACAAAGCTGAgccagaagaagaaaatgatgatgatCAGGTGAATCTTTTGGTCTCTGCTTGGGACAACTTATTACTAAACAATGAAGACTATTTCAAGAAACTATGGATGAACAAATCTGATGTCCCAAACGCTCCACATTTGGAGAACTGTGAGGAGAGGACACGAGCTAGAGAGCGCTTGGATACAAGACTATCAAATCATACGTTTCCTTCTTGG ATcaatggaggagatgaagataACTATCCATTAACTAGAAGAGTGCAAAGAGAGATATGGTATCATCAGCATCCTTTGGACTGTGAAGACAAGAGTCTCAAGTTCCTTGTAGCTGACTGGGAAACGCTTCCTGGCTTTGGTATAGGAGCTCAGATCGCTGGAATGACTGGTCTTCTCGCAATAGCTATAAACGAAAACCGAGTTCTTGTTTCAAATTACTATAACCGAGCAGATCATGATGGTTGCAAAG GTTCTGCTAGAGGAAGCTGGTCTTGCTACTTCCTACCGGAAACATCGAAAGAGTGTAGGAAACGTGCGTTTGAAGtaatgaagaagagagaagcgTGGGAGAGAGGGACTGTTACAGGGAAACAAAACTACAGCACCAAGGAGATTTGGTCTGGACATATACCAAAGAGATGGGGTAAGCCTTGGAGTTACATGAGGCCAACTACAGAGATCAACGGAACCTTACTCACCAGTCACAGGAAAATGGACAGGAGATGGTGGAGAGCACAGGCGGTTAGATACTTGATGAGGTTTCAAACGGAATACACTTGCGGTTTGATGAACGTTGCTAGACATGCTGCGTTTGGGAAAGAAGCTGCTGAGATTGTTCTCTCGGCAGGAggttggagaaagaagaagaagaggtcgGAGATTGAGGAAAGCGTGTGGTCGAGTCACAAGCCGTGGATACCGAGGCCAATGCTGAGCGTGCATGTGCGTATGGGAGACAAAGCTTGCGAGATGAGAGTCGCAGCTTTAGAAGAGTATATGCGTTTGGCTGATAGGATCAGAGAACGGTTTCCGGAGCTCAACAGGATCTGGCTCTCTACGGAGATGAAGGAAGTTGTGGACAGGAGTAAAGAGTATGGTCAGTGGAGATTCTATTACACGGAAGTGGCGAGACAAGTTGGTAATAACTCGATGGCTGAGTATGAAGCTAGCCTTGGGAGAGAGATGAGCACGAACTATCCTCTTGTTAACTTCTTGATAGCGTCAGAAGCTGACTTCTTCGTCGGAGCTTTAGGCTCCACTTGGTGTTTCCTCATTGATGGTATTAGGAATACCGGTGGTAAAGTCATGTCCGGTTTTCTCAGTGTCAATAAAGACCGGTTCTG gcGTTCGGGTGTCTAA
- the LOC106348793 gene encoding uncharacterized protein LOC106348793 isoform X2 gives MEARGSSGISMKSLERVVSDKALKLGNSFPCQICVVGFLCGICLTSLFVAALTSIGTFELAAFSFSSFSPPCNSTSQIINMGADIDMKLKWKNKAEPEEENDDDQVNLLVSAWDNLLLNNEDYFKKLWMNKSDVPNAPHLENCEERTRARERLDTRLSNHTFPSWINGGDEDNYPLTRRVQREIWYHQHPLDCEDKSLKFLVADWETLPGFGIGAQIAGMTGLLAIAINENRVLVSNYYNRADHDGCKGSARGSWSCYFLPETSKECRKRAFEVMKKREAWERGTVTGKQNYSTKEIWSGHIPKRWGKPWSYMRPTTEINGTLLTSHRKMDRRWWRAQAVRYLMRFQTEYTCGLMNVARHAAFGKEAAEIVLSAGGWRKKKKRSEIEESVWSSHKPWIPRPMLSVHVRMGDKACEMRVAALEEYMRLADRIRERFPELNRIWLSTEMKEVVDRSKEYGQWRFYYTEVARQVGNNSMAEYEASLGREMSTNYPLVNFLIASEADFFVGALGSTWCFLIDGIRNTGGKVMSGFLSVNKDRFW, from the exons ATGGAAGCAAGAGGTAGTAGTGGTATAAGCATGAAGTCATTAGAGAGAGTGGTTTCAGATAAAGCATTAAAGCTTGGAAACTCATTTCCATGTCAAATCTGTGTGGTTGGGTTTCTCTGTGGAATTTGTCTCACTTCTCTTTTCGTAGCTGCTCTCACTTCCATTGGCACCTTCGAGCTCGccgccttctccttctcctctttTTCTCCTCCTTGCAATTCCACTTCTCAAATCATCA ACATGGGTGCAGACATAGACATGAAACTGAAATGGAAGAACAAAGCTGAgccagaagaagaaaatgatgatgatCAGGTGAATCTTTTGGTCTCTGCTTGGGACAACTTATTACTAAACAATGAAGACTATTTCAAGAAACTATGGATGAACAAATCTGATGTCCCAAACGCTCCACATTTGGAGAACTGTGAGGAGAGGACACGAGCTAGAGAGCGCTTGGATACAAGACTATCAAATCATACGTTTCCTTCTTGG ATcaatggaggagatgaagataACTATCCATTAACTAGAAGAGTGCAAAGAGAGATATGGTATCATCAGCATCCTTTGGACTGTGAAGACAAGAGTCTCAAGTTCCTTGTAGCTGACTGGGAAACGCTTCCTGGCTTTGGTATAGGAGCTCAGATCGCTGGAATGACTGGTCTTCTCGCAATAGCTATAAACGAAAACCGAGTTCTTGTTTCAAATTACTATAACCGAGCAGATCATGATGGTTGCAAAG GTTCTGCTAGAGGAAGCTGGTCTTGCTACTTCCTACCGGAAACATCGAAAGAGTGTAGGAAACGTGCGTTTGAAGtaatgaagaagagagaagcgTGGGAGAGAGGGACTGTTACAGGGAAACAAAACTACAGCACCAAGGAGATTTGGTCTGGACATATACCAAAGAGATGGGGTAAGCCTTGGAGTTACATGAGGCCAACTACAGAGATCAACGGAACCTTACTCACCAGTCACAGGAAAATGGACAGGAGATGGTGGAGAGCACAGGCGGTTAGATACTTGATGAGGTTTCAAACGGAATACACTTGCGGTTTGATGAACGTTGCTAGACATGCTGCGTTTGGGAAAGAAGCTGCTGAGATTGTTCTCTCGGCAGGAggttggagaaagaagaagaagaggtcgGAGATTGAGGAAAGCGTGTGGTCGAGTCACAAGCCGTGGATACCGAGGCCAATGCTGAGCGTGCATGTGCGTATGGGAGACAAAGCTTGCGAGATGAGAGTCGCAGCTTTAGAAGAGTATATGCGTTTGGCTGATAGGATCAGAGAACGGTTTCCGGAGCTCAACAGGATCTGGCTCTCTACGGAGATGAAGGAAGTTGTGGACAGGAGTAAAGAGTATGGTCAGTGGAGATTCTATTACACGGAAGTGGCGAGACAAGTTGGTAATAACTCGATGGCTGAGTATGAAGCTAGCCTTGGGAGAGAGATGAGCACGAACTATCCTCTTGTTAACTTCTTGATAGCGTCAGAAGCTGACTTCTTCGTCGGAGCTTTAGGCTCCACTTGGTGTTTCCTCATTGATGGTATTAGGAATACCGGTGGTAAAGTCATGTCCGGTTTTCTCAGTGTCAATAAAGACCGGTTCTGGTAA
- the LOC106348793 gene encoding uncharacterized protein LOC106348793 isoform X4: MSQTLHIWRTVRRGHELESAWIQDYQIIRFLLGYINGGDEDNYPLTRRVQREIWYHQHPLDCEDKSLKFLVADWETLPGFGIGAQIAGMTGLLAIAINENRVLVSNYYNRADHDGCKGSARGSWSCYFLPETSKECRKRAFEVMKKREAWERGTVTGKQNYSTKEIWSGHIPKRWGKPWSYMRPTTEINGTLLTSHRKMDRRWWRAQAVRYLMRFQTEYTCGLMNVARHAAFGKEAAEIVLSAGGWRKKKKRSEIEESVWSSHKPWIPRPMLSVHVRMGDKACEMRVAALEEYMRLADRIRERFPELNRIWLSTEMKEVVDRSKEYGQWRFYYTEVARQVGNNSMAEYEASLGREMSTNYPLVNFLIASEADFFVGALGSTWCFLIDGIRNTGGKVMSGFLSVNKDRFW; encoded by the exons ATGTCCCAAACGCTCCACATTTGGAGAACTGTGAGGAGAGGACACGAGCTAGAGAGCGCTTGGATACAAGACTATCAAATCATACGTTTCCTTCTTGGGTAT ATcaatggaggagatgaagataACTATCCATTAACTAGAAGAGTGCAAAGAGAGATATGGTATCATCAGCATCCTTTGGACTGTGAAGACAAGAGTCTCAAGTTCCTTGTAGCTGACTGGGAAACGCTTCCTGGCTTTGGTATAGGAGCTCAGATCGCTGGAATGACTGGTCTTCTCGCAATAGCTATAAACGAAAACCGAGTTCTTGTTTCAAATTACTATAACCGAGCAGATCATGATGGTTGCAAAG GTTCTGCTAGAGGAAGCTGGTCTTGCTACTTCCTACCGGAAACATCGAAAGAGTGTAGGAAACGTGCGTTTGAAGtaatgaagaagagagaagcgTGGGAGAGAGGGACTGTTACAGGGAAACAAAACTACAGCACCAAGGAGATTTGGTCTGGACATATACCAAAGAGATGGGGTAAGCCTTGGAGTTACATGAGGCCAACTACAGAGATCAACGGAACCTTACTCACCAGTCACAGGAAAATGGACAGGAGATGGTGGAGAGCACAGGCGGTTAGATACTTGATGAGGTTTCAAACGGAATACACTTGCGGTTTGATGAACGTTGCTAGACATGCTGCGTTTGGGAAAGAAGCTGCTGAGATTGTTCTCTCGGCAGGAggttggagaaagaagaagaagaggtcgGAGATTGAGGAAAGCGTGTGGTCGAGTCACAAGCCGTGGATACCGAGGCCAATGCTGAGCGTGCATGTGCGTATGGGAGACAAAGCTTGCGAGATGAGAGTCGCAGCTTTAGAAGAGTATATGCGTTTGGCTGATAGGATCAGAGAACGGTTTCCGGAGCTCAACAGGATCTGGCTCTCTACGGAGATGAAGGAAGTTGTGGACAGGAGTAAAGAGTATGGTCAGTGGAGATTCTATTACACGGAAGTGGCGAGACAAGTTGGTAATAACTCGATGGCTGAGTATGAAGCTAGCCTTGGGAGAGAGATGAGCACGAACTATCCTCTTGTTAACTTCTTGATAGCGTCAGAAGCTGACTTCTTCGTCGGAGCTTTAGGCTCCACTTGGTGTTTCCTCATTGATGGTATTAGGAATACCGGTGGTAAAGTCATGTCCGGTTTTCTCAGTGTCAATAAAGACCGGTTCTGGTAA